The Verrucomicrobium spinosum DSM 4136 = JCM 18804 genome includes a region encoding these proteins:
- a CDS encoding class I SAM-dependent rRNA methyltransferase, whose protein sequence is MSALTVQPRSRLFHGHEWVYASDVKGTIGNPAPGDVVTLRDVKGRSLGSAIYNPKSQIVARRFSFRRQDLDQDFFVRRIERALAFRKTLPIDQELCRLVWSESDGLPGVIVDRYGDHLVMQTLTMAMSMRQDLIANALKELLKPKSIIARNDAPVRKAEGLELEKTLLHGQAPKPFSIKTGKLHFQVDLYEGQKTGLYLDQLDNYTKVARYAKGRRVLDCFTNQGGFAQACAVAGASEVVAVDISESAVNMALQNARSAGVALGARTENVFDFLKTAEKNGNTYDLIILDPPSFTKTKQSLHDALRGYKEIHLRALQMLEPGGILSTFSCSHHVGAGDFRAMINAAAVDAKRSLRLLDVHSQRADHPIITGIPETEYLRGYTLEVMGGW, encoded by the coding sequence ATGTCAGCTCTTACCGTCCAACCCCGCTCCCGCCTCTTTCACGGGCACGAGTGGGTCTATGCCAGTGATGTCAAAGGAACCATCGGAAATCCCGCACCAGGGGATGTGGTCACCCTCAGAGACGTCAAAGGACGGTCCTTGGGCAGCGCTATTTACAATCCCAAGTCACAGATTGTCGCCCGGCGCTTTTCCTTCCGCCGCCAGGACTTGGACCAGGACTTCTTCGTGCGCCGCATTGAGCGCGCACTCGCTTTCCGCAAAACCCTCCCGATCGACCAGGAGCTCTGCCGTTTGGTGTGGAGCGAATCCGACGGCCTGCCAGGCGTGATCGTGGACCGCTACGGCGATCACCTGGTGATGCAGACTCTCACCATGGCGATGTCTATGCGCCAAGACCTCATCGCGAACGCGCTCAAAGAGCTCCTTAAGCCCAAGAGCATCATCGCCCGCAACGACGCCCCAGTACGTAAAGCGGAAGGTCTGGAACTGGAGAAAACCCTCCTGCACGGCCAGGCTCCGAAGCCTTTCTCCATCAAGACTGGCAAGCTTCATTTCCAGGTGGACCTTTACGAAGGTCAGAAGACGGGCCTCTATCTTGATCAGCTCGACAACTACACAAAGGTGGCCCGCTATGCCAAGGGACGCCGCGTCCTGGACTGCTTCACGAACCAGGGCGGCTTTGCCCAGGCTTGTGCCGTCGCTGGTGCCTCTGAAGTGGTTGCCGTGGACATCAGCGAGAGCGCAGTCAACATGGCGCTTCAGAACGCCCGCTCCGCCGGCGTCGCCCTCGGGGCGCGCACGGAGAACGTGTTCGACTTCCTGAAGACGGCAGAAAAGAACGGCAACACCTACGATCTCATCATCTTGGATCCGCCCAGCTTTACCAAGACCAAGCAGTCCCTCCATGATGCCCTGCGCGGCTACAAGGAGATCCACCTCCGCGCCCTCCAGATGTTGGAGCCCGGCGGCATCCTCTCCACATTCAGCTGCTCCCACCACGTTGGAGCCGGAGATTTCCGCGCCATGATCAATGCCGCAGCGGTGGATGCCAAGCGTTCTCTTCGTCTGCTGGATGTGCACAGCCAGCGCGCTGACCACCCCATCATCACCGGCATTCCGGAAACGGAGTACCTCCGGGGCTACACCCTTGAGGTCATGGGGGGCTGGTAG
- a CDS encoding cysteine hydrolase family protein: MSTPSVSIDAEPYAFELKPDQCALLIIDMQRDFLEPGGFGEMLGNDVSQLRRTIEPNKTLLSAWRSAGLQVLHTREGHRPDLTDLPPAKKVRGKSEKTIGDPGPMGRILVRGEPGHDIIAELYPLPDEPVIDKPGKGAFFATDLHAILQNKGITQLVVTGVTTEVCVNTTVREANDRGYECLVPEDCVGSYFPEFQEMGLKMIKAQGGIFGWVTSSPAIVEALA; this comes from the coding sequence ATGAGCACCCCTTCAGTCAGCATTGACGCGGAACCTTACGCCTTCGAGCTCAAACCGGACCAGTGTGCCCTGCTCATCATCGACATGCAGCGGGATTTCCTTGAACCTGGCGGGTTTGGCGAGATGCTGGGGAACGACGTCTCGCAGTTGCGGCGCACCATCGAGCCCAACAAAACGCTCCTGTCCGCCTGGCGCAGCGCAGGGCTCCAGGTGCTGCACACCCGGGAAGGGCACCGCCCTGATCTGACCGACCTGCCTCCCGCCAAAAAGGTGCGCGGCAAGAGCGAGAAGACCATCGGCGACCCGGGACCCATGGGGCGCATTCTCGTGCGCGGGGAGCCGGGGCACGACATTATTGCCGAACTCTATCCGCTGCCGGATGAACCGGTCATCGACAAGCCGGGGAAGGGGGCGTTCTTCGCCACCGACCTGCATGCGATCCTCCAGAACAAGGGCATCACCCAACTGGTGGTGACCGGGGTCACCACGGAGGTCTGCGTGAACACCACGGTGCGTGAGGCCAATGACCGCGGCTACGAATGCCTGGTGCCGGAGGATTGTGTTGGCTCCTATTTCCCGGAATTCCAGGAGATGGGGCTCAAGATGATCAAGGCCCAGGGCGGTATCTTCGGCTGGGTCACCAGCTCTCCCGCCATCGTGGAGGCCCTGGCCTGA
- a CDS encoding cupin domain-containing protein, with protein sequence MIPPATSPSFPLVELPDLFNIAQHPESVPWRPFRDGVEIHRLYGDGITGPTAALLRFHKAAHIPEHVHEGYEHILVLAGSQWDHQGKIVAGTLRIHPPGTSHEVRSDAGCIVLAIYEKPVRFLGE encoded by the coding sequence GTGATTCCTCCTGCCACTTCTCCTTCCTTTCCACTCGTCGAACTACCGGATCTATTTAACATTGCCCAGCATCCTGAATCGGTGCCTTGGAGGCCCTTTCGCGACGGCGTGGAAATCCACCGTCTCTATGGAGACGGCATCACTGGGCCCACGGCCGCGTTGCTGAGGTTTCACAAGGCGGCGCACATTCCTGAACATGTGCACGAAGGCTATGAACACATCCTGGTACTGGCGGGGAGCCAGTGGGATCATCAAGGTAAGATCGTGGCGGGTACGCTCCGGATCCATCCGCCGGGGACCAGCCATGAGGTGAGAAGCGATGCGGGCTGCATCGTCCTCGCCATCTACGAGAAGCCGGTCAGATTCCTGGGGGAGTAG
- a CDS encoding RNA recognition motif domain-containing protein: MNTKMYVGNLAWSATEQDVRELFSQYGAVTEVSLPTDRDTGRPRGFAFVAMDTKEAMDAAIKGLNGLEWMGRALTVNEARPREERPSYSGGGGGYSGGGGGGGRKGGGGGYGGGGGGGYGGGGGGRGDRRSGGGGGGYGGGGGSRGGDRW, translated from the coding sequence ATGAATACGAAGATGTATGTTGGCAACCTGGCCTGGAGCGCCACGGAGCAAGATGTCCGTGAACTTTTCTCCCAGTATGGCGCGGTGACGGAAGTTAGCCTTCCCACGGATCGTGACACGGGCCGCCCGCGTGGCTTTGCCTTTGTGGCAATGGACACGAAGGAGGCAATGGACGCCGCTATCAAGGGTCTCAACGGCCTTGAGTGGATGGGCCGTGCGCTGACCGTGAATGAGGCTCGCCCCCGTGAGGAGCGCCCCTCCTATTCCGGCGGTGGTGGTGGTTACAGCGGTGGCGGTGGCGGCGGTGGTCGCAAAGGCGGCGGCGGCGGTTACGGCGGCGGCGGTGGCGGTGGTTACGGCGGCGGCGGCGGTGGCCGTGGTGACCGTCGTAGCGGCGGCGGTGGTGGTGGTTACGGCGGCGGCGGCGGTAGCCGTGGCGGTGATCGCTGGTAA
- a CDS encoding IclR family transcriptional regulator, which translates to MTTRPKRKANSPSAGKSLQKIDPSLTALARYRVPILDRTLDFIELLARQPEGLTLAGLTDGLKIPKNTVFRIASTLTLRGYVERDEEGKSYRISRKMLALGHTALGGDRLLQVAAPVLISLRNITGETALIGTLAGSHGVVLDQVPSLHPVKVVVELGHAFPLHSAAPAKAMLAFLDPSSLSRLKSHLTFMRFTPHTITTWAEYARVLDQVRTVGYALDEGEESESFRCAAAPVFDLHGRPIAALWVSGPVDRLSPTALIQAADAIKEHASRLTDRLGGSFPPDWE; encoded by the coding sequence ATGACTACCCGGCCGAAGCGGAAAGCGAATTCACCGTCTGCAGGCAAAAGCCTCCAGAAGATTGATCCATCTCTGACAGCCCTTGCGCGCTACCGTGTTCCTATTCTTGACCGCACCTTGGACTTCATTGAACTGCTGGCCCGGCAGCCTGAAGGGTTGACCCTCGCTGGGCTGACAGACGGGCTTAAGATTCCCAAAAACACCGTCTTCAGGATCGCCTCCACCCTGACCCTCCGCGGGTATGTGGAGAGGGATGAAGAAGGCAAGTCCTACCGGATCAGCCGCAAAATGCTCGCCCTCGGTCACACAGCCCTGGGCGGAGACAGACTCCTGCAAGTCGCGGCTCCAGTGCTAATATCTCTCCGCAATATTACCGGGGAAACAGCCCTGATCGGCACTCTGGCCGGCAGCCATGGAGTCGTCCTGGATCAGGTCCCCTCCCTCCATCCCGTAAAGGTGGTGGTGGAGTTGGGCCACGCCTTTCCTCTCCATTCTGCTGCACCAGCAAAGGCTATGCTGGCGTTTCTGGATCCATCATCCCTTTCCCGCCTGAAGTCACACCTGACTTTTATGCGTTTTACCCCCCACACAATCACAACTTGGGCAGAGTACGCCAGAGTCCTCGACCAGGTGCGAACCGTCGGCTATGCCCTGGATGAGGGGGAAGAAAGTGAGTCGTTTCGGTGTGCCGCAGCACCCGTATTCGATCTCCACGGCCGTCCGATTGCCGCCCTCTGGGTCAGTGGACCAGTGGACCGTCTCTCGCCCACTGCCCTCATACAGGCGGCGGACGCAATCAAGGAGCACGCCTCCCGACTCACCGATCGCCTTGGGGGCTCTTTTCCGCCCGATTGGGAGTGA
- a CDS encoding FAD-dependent oxidoreductase, whose amino-acid sequence MTVLASVATWGPLCRAADLEADLLIVGGNESACAAAVQAARLGVKRVVLVNDIDWLGGQFSAEGVGCLDEWTMVEGRRVNFPRSGLFLEMVRRIRAHNSAKYGKATPGNAFCGTDTIEPAAAAELFEGLVNPYVQNGVLRIERGWEPTSVQVQEGAVAGVAFKPVAGGEARLRITAKLTLDASDWGDVIRLSGAKYGAGPDLKSRFGEPSAPEAFDEAGNQEMNPLSWCVVLRETGGRHAVVPKPASYDPRSFAALDKLAPWVDSDMSAGIYSPSGNSPYTHRRLVDRWHNGFAPGTEATFLNYPVQDYPLCQLPQRVVEALERNEPGASRKNIVDLTPAQRKIIFDDARQHALGVLHHLQTAVHDRVGDFPQSFRYMSLTSEFGTVDRLPPKPYVREGLRLEALSMLREQDIRTTEKEPKWARVLPPDGVFGFQFNIDFHPTRREYLAEDRNGPWQYVHTPARGWHTDTDRALFPLRGLVPVAMDGLIGGGKNIGVSSVVQSALRLHGQMMHVGQAGGTLAWLCLRDGRQPRAVAGDLARVRELQQKLLRGIGGPGVLIWPWHDVDPDAGYFEAANALALRGVWTPEAGSVFFQPGKVLTRRELAKALVKLHRASGLAKAWPVQEQPLYQDVAKDDQDCSFIEAMVTWGEFQPTAEKFRPDEVATSGTLHDWLTRLGMPVSHGLLDNKGRALQRAEMVQHLWRALQQQGEWFPETGVWLRAGGDEDGDGQGNLEDALPFDSDNNNVPDRLQPAVSS is encoded by the coding sequence TTGACCGTACTCGCCAGCGTCGCGACATGGGGCCCCCTGTGCCGGGCTGCCGATTTGGAGGCGGATCTGCTCATTGTCGGTGGTAACGAATCTGCCTGTGCGGCCGCTGTGCAGGCGGCGAGACTGGGCGTGAAGAGGGTGGTTCTGGTGAATGACATCGACTGGCTGGGTGGGCAGTTCAGTGCGGAAGGGGTAGGCTGTCTGGATGAGTGGACGATGGTGGAGGGGCGGCGGGTCAACTTCCCTCGCAGTGGTTTGTTTCTGGAGATGGTGCGTCGCATCCGGGCTCACAACAGCGCCAAGTATGGCAAGGCCACTCCTGGCAATGCCTTCTGCGGGACGGATACGATTGAACCGGCGGCGGCTGCGGAGTTGTTTGAAGGACTGGTCAATCCCTACGTTCAGAACGGCGTGCTGCGCATTGAGCGCGGCTGGGAACCCACCAGTGTCCAGGTGCAGGAAGGGGCAGTGGCAGGGGTGGCGTTCAAACCCGTCGCAGGCGGGGAGGCGAGGTTGCGCATCACTGCGAAATTGACCCTCGATGCCAGCGACTGGGGTGATGTGATTCGTCTCAGCGGGGCAAAGTACGGGGCTGGCCCTGATCTCAAATCCAGGTTTGGAGAGCCCAGCGCCCCCGAAGCATTTGATGAAGCGGGAAATCAAGAAATGAATCCGCTGTCATGGTGTGTGGTGCTGCGTGAGACAGGCGGCAGGCACGCTGTGGTGCCGAAGCCTGCCTCGTATGATCCGCGTTCCTTCGCGGCTCTGGACAAGCTTGCCCCCTGGGTGGACAGTGATATGAGTGCGGGCATTTACAGCCCGAGCGGCAACAGCCCCTACACCCACCGACGGTTGGTGGACCGCTGGCACAACGGCTTCGCGCCAGGCACTGAGGCCACGTTTCTGAACTATCCGGTACAGGATTATCCGCTGTGCCAGCTGCCGCAAAGAGTGGTGGAAGCGCTGGAACGGAACGAGCCTGGGGCATCGAGGAAAAACATCGTGGACCTCACGCCCGCGCAGCGGAAAATCATTTTTGACGACGCCCGGCAGCATGCCTTGGGGGTGCTGCACCATCTGCAGACTGCCGTGCATGACCGGGTGGGGGACTTTCCCCAGTCATTCCGCTACATGTCCCTGACCAGCGAATTTGGAACTGTGGACCGGTTGCCGCCCAAACCCTATGTACGTGAGGGGTTGAGGCTGGAGGCCCTCAGCATGCTCCGGGAGCAGGACATCCGCACGACCGAAAAAGAGCCAAAGTGGGCTCGCGTGCTGCCCCCGGACGGAGTTTTTGGCTTTCAGTTCAACATCGACTTCCATCCCACCCGGCGAGAATACCTCGCAGAGGATCGCAATGGCCCCTGGCAGTATGTGCATACTCCTGCGCGGGGCTGGCACACGGATACGGATCGCGCATTGTTCCCTCTGCGCGGTCTGGTCCCAGTAGCCATGGATGGCTTGATTGGAGGCGGGAAAAACATCGGGGTGAGCAGCGTGGTGCAGTCAGCCTTGCGATTGCACGGGCAGATGATGCATGTGGGCCAGGCGGGTGGGACGCTGGCGTGGCTTTGTCTCAGGGATGGGAGGCAACCGAGGGCCGTGGCGGGAGATCTTGCGCGGGTGAGGGAGCTTCAACAGAAGCTATTGCGCGGTATCGGAGGACCGGGTGTGTTGATCTGGCCCTGGCATGATGTGGATCCTGACGCTGGCTATTTTGAGGCAGCCAATGCGTTGGCGCTGCGCGGCGTCTGGACACCAGAGGCTGGCAGCGTCTTCTTTCAGCCGGGCAAAGTTCTGACACGTCGAGAGCTCGCGAAGGCGCTGGTGAAACTGCATCGAGCAAGTGGGCTGGCCAAGGCGTGGCCTGTGCAGGAGCAACCGCTCTATCAGGATGTGGCGAAAGATGATCAGGATTGTTCTTTCATCGAGGCCATGGTCACCTGGGGTGAATTCCAGCCTACAGCGGAGAAGTTTCGTCCGGATGAAGTCGCCACCTCGGGCACGCTGCATGATTGGTTGACCCGGCTGGGAATGCCTGTTTCCCATGGGCTGCTGGACAACAAGGGGCGTGCTTTGCAGCGGGCTGAGATGGTGCAGCACTTGTGGCGGGCCCTGCAGCAGCAGGGGGAGTGGTTTCCTGAGACCGGCGTTTGGTTGCGTGCTGGTGGGGATGAAGACGGGGATGGGCAGGGCAATCTGGAGGATGCCTTGCCGTTTGATAGCGACAACAACAATGTGCCGGATCGACTCCAGCCGGCCGTTTCATCGTAG
- a CDS encoding 3-keto-disaccharide hydrolase produces the protein MKLPALVPAIAATLAIVTTLVSPTHAAPDDTWQPETGFVSLFNGKDLTGWNDPKKGENFDGKTASSDGRYTAAGGVLTVNPPKDVPRLVQQIYTVKEFPKDFVLKLEFRASVNADSGIFLRKPQLQCRDYLMAGPYKELKQYKAQDWNQIVVTVKDGVAHCTCNGEVLEATLALPATGPIGLEGDRGTMEYRHIQLREL, from the coding sequence ATGAAACTGCCCGCCCTCGTTCCCGCCATTGCCGCCACCCTGGCGATCGTCACCACCCTTGTCAGCCCCACCCATGCCGCCCCAGATGACACCTGGCAGCCCGAGACCGGATTTGTGAGCCTGTTCAACGGCAAAGATCTGACCGGGTGGAACGATCCCAAAAAGGGCGAGAACTTCGACGGCAAAACCGCCTCCAGCGACGGTCGCTACACCGCCGCCGGCGGTGTACTTACCGTGAACCCACCCAAGGATGTCCCCCGGCTCGTCCAGCAGATCTACACTGTGAAGGAGTTCCCCAAGGACTTCGTGCTCAAGTTGGAGTTCCGCGCGTCGGTCAATGCCGACAGCGGCATCTTCCTGCGCAAGCCCCAGCTCCAGTGCCGTGACTATCTGATGGCTGGCCCCTACAAGGAACTCAAGCAATACAAGGCCCAGGACTGGAATCAGATCGTGGTGACCGTGAAAGACGGCGTGGCACACTGCACCTGCAATGGTGAGGTTCTCGAGGCCACGCTGGCTCTGCCCGCCACCGGCCCCATCGGTCTTGAGGGCGATCGCGGCACTATGGAGTACCGCCATATTCAGTTGAGGGAGCTGTAA
- the glsA gene encoding glutaminase A, producing the protein MNLADSSLSSPILDYLKSLHAKYISLDEGAVATYIPELAKADPSLFGICLVTADGQIYEVGDSQHSFTIQSISKPFVYGMALEDKTRTEVFTKIGVEPTGDAFNAISLEPDTGRPRNPMINAGAIAAVGQIAGKSQNTRLQRILDTFSLYAGRELALDSSVYQSESDTGHRNRAIGYMLRNFDILTEDPLPVVDLYFKQCSLSVTCRDLAIMGATLANHGINPVTGKRAIRGEYVESVLSVMASCGMYDYAGEWIYRVGMPAKSGVAGGIVAVLPGQLGIGIFSPPLDVRGNSVRGIKVCDDLSRHFDLHLFNSPHTSSSVVRLEFNGSEVNSSRVRTPEEASLLRTAGRSIQVLQLQGNLVFSTAEVVVREAMKDLGNRRFIILDLKRTLVVNESTCRLFHQLLLKLASSGIKLIFTHIFRAPMLRRYMKAKLGENWSSLFHFFDDNDPALEWCENHLLAELHPNHHVELSATHSEYEMLEGLTPAEVSIVSALFVRHQYRKGSVVVNAGDAARELFVLARGTVSVTVTLASGMQKRLATFSPGMAFGEMALLDESPRSAVVMADTDVECDLLPIEAFERLEDTHPHIKIVLLRNLARYLSTKLRKANREVSIFDY; encoded by the coding sequence ATGAACCTTGCCGATTCCTCCTTGTCCTCCCCGATTCTCGACTACCTCAAATCGCTGCACGCCAAGTACATCTCTCTGGACGAGGGTGCCGTAGCCACATACATCCCGGAACTTGCGAAGGCTGACCCATCCCTGTTTGGTATATGCTTGGTAACTGCAGACGGGCAGATCTATGAGGTGGGCGACAGCCAGCACTCCTTCACCATTCAATCCATTTCCAAGCCCTTTGTGTACGGCATGGCCTTGGAAGACAAGACCCGCACGGAGGTCTTTACCAAGATCGGCGTGGAGCCCACAGGTGACGCCTTCAACGCGATCAGCCTGGAGCCAGATACCGGCCGCCCCCGCAATCCGATGATCAACGCTGGCGCGATTGCCGCCGTCGGCCAGATCGCAGGCAAGTCACAGAACACGCGCCTGCAGCGGATTCTCGACACTTTCTCCCTCTACGCAGGACGTGAGCTGGCACTCGACTCCAGTGTCTATCAGTCAGAGAGCGACACCGGACACCGAAACCGCGCCATTGGCTACATGCTGCGCAACTTCGATATCCTCACGGAAGATCCCCTGCCCGTGGTTGATCTCTACTTCAAGCAGTGCTCCCTCTCCGTGACCTGTCGCGATCTGGCCATCATGGGTGCCACGCTGGCAAATCACGGCATCAACCCTGTGACTGGAAAGCGGGCCATCCGGGGCGAGTATGTGGAGAGCGTGCTCAGCGTGATGGCGTCCTGCGGCATGTACGACTACGCGGGGGAGTGGATTTATCGAGTTGGCATGCCGGCAAAGAGCGGTGTCGCTGGCGGGATTGTGGCCGTGCTGCCCGGCCAATTGGGAATCGGTATCTTTTCCCCCCCCTTGGATGTGCGCGGCAACAGCGTGCGGGGCATCAAGGTGTGCGATGACCTTTCACGACACTTTGACCTCCACCTGTTCAACTCCCCCCACACCAGTTCCTCAGTCGTGCGGCTGGAGTTCAACGGATCCGAAGTGAACTCCAGCCGGGTTCGCACGCCGGAAGAAGCCAGCCTGTTGAGAACGGCGGGTCGTTCGATACAGGTCCTCCAGCTTCAGGGCAACCTGGTCTTCTCCACTGCTGAGGTGGTGGTGCGGGAGGCGATGAAGGACTTGGGCAACCGGCGCTTCATCATTCTGGATTTGAAGAGGACGCTCGTGGTGAATGAGAGCACCTGCCGCCTCTTCCACCAGTTGCTCCTGAAGCTGGCCTCCTCGGGCATCAAGCTGATTTTCACCCACATCTTCAGAGCCCCCATGCTGCGGCGCTATATGAAAGCCAAGCTCGGTGAAAACTGGAGTTCACTGTTCCACTTCTTTGACGACAATGATCCTGCCCTGGAGTGGTGTGAGAACCACCTCCTGGCCGAGTTGCACCCCAACCATCATGTAGAACTTTCCGCCACGCACTCAGAGTATGAGATGCTGGAGGGCTTGACCCCCGCCGAGGTCTCCATCGTCTCCGCCCTCTTTGTCAGACATCAGTACCGCAAGGGCAGCGTGGTCGTCAATGCGGGTGATGCCGCCCGGGAGCTCTTCGTGCTTGCCCGCGGCACGGTAAGCGTCACCGTCACGCTGGCCAGCGGCATGCAAAAACGCCTGGCCACCTTCTCGCCAGGAATGGCTTTCGGCGAGATGGCGCTCCTGGATGAGTCTCCCCGCTCCGCTGTGGTCATGGCTGACACCGATGTTGAATGCGACCTGCTGCCCATCGAGGCCTTTGAGAGGCTGGAGGACACCCATCCCCACATCAAGATCGTGCTTCTTCGCAATCTGGCGCGATATCTCTCTACCAAGCTGCGCAAAGCCAACCGGGAGGTCAGCATTTTTGACTACTGA
- a CDS encoding ABC transporter ATP-binding protein: MSPQDSSSATSKQNATIAIQGLRYVRDREILKGIDWQVEPGEHWVILGPNGCGKTSLINCLTGYEMATAGDVFVDGAEYGRTDWREVRKRVGLVTSTLTFYLEPGEPVLDAVVSGRDAMINLVGEVDPTLRQEARALLNRIGCGYLTDSRWGVLSQGERQKILICRALMARYKVLILDEPCAGLDPVARERFLQWLQTLAREEGAPSMVLVTHHVEEILPCFSRVLLLKDGAVLCAGPKEEVMSPSLLSQAYGAPLQLIQSGERYVLQVVPEAV, translated from the coding sequence ATGTCTCCACAGGATTCATCCTCCGCGACTTCCAAACAGAATGCCACCATTGCCATCCAGGGGCTGCGCTATGTCCGGGACCGGGAAATTTTGAAAGGCATTGACTGGCAGGTGGAGCCAGGGGAGCACTGGGTCATCCTGGGGCCCAACGGCTGTGGGAAGACCTCGCTGATCAACTGCCTGACCGGCTATGAGATGGCCACCGCAGGAGATGTTTTTGTGGATGGCGCTGAATATGGCCGTACTGACTGGCGCGAGGTGCGCAAACGCGTAGGGCTGGTGACGAGTACGCTTACCTTCTACCTGGAGCCAGGTGAGCCGGTGCTGGATGCAGTGGTCAGCGGGCGGGACGCCATGATCAATCTCGTGGGGGAAGTGGATCCAACCTTGCGCCAGGAAGCGCGTGCCCTGCTCAACCGGATCGGCTGCGGTTACCTCACAGATTCCAGGTGGGGTGTGCTTTCCCAGGGGGAACGGCAAAAGATCCTGATCTGCCGTGCGCTGATGGCGCGGTACAAGGTGTTGATCTTGGATGAACCCTGCGCGGGGCTTGATCCCGTGGCCCGTGAGCGCTTTTTGCAATGGTTGCAGACTCTTGCCCGGGAAGAAGGGGCACCCTCCATGGTACTGGTGACCCACCATGTGGAGGAGATCCTCCCCTGTTTCAGCAGGGTGCTACTGCTGAAAGACGGGGCTGTACTGTGTGCGGGGCCCAAAGAGGAGGTGATGTCTCCCAGCCTGCTAAGCCAAGCCTACGGTGCACCGCTCCAGCTCATTCAGAGTGGGGAGCGCTATGTCCTGCAGGTCGTACCTGAGGCGGTCTGA
- a CDS encoding choice-of-anchor A family protein, which yields MQPLASLTFANRVARSIVLAVSSLVTFGLSQAKAQSYTWENYNAIIFGNLNIQGEIEGRTLVGGNLSGSNSSNFGIGLPSGTSATDKTLVVGGNIGSGNPLQLNKGSLYLGGTNGRTINYNGGGSQVSQSTDLSTLKQAFLSESANLKSLATDSVVTSSTNGQPGPVTFTATAGSDGLAVFSISADAIFGSNLSQQIGLVANGATNIVINVSGTTVNWIQNAGNMVGDFTSDYWQAHIVWNFYEATTINLGSHQFNGSILAPNATITTSNNIDGAVIANNLNLTGEVHLPSSSSANSYAGYRAQAVPEPGSALLLAVAGLIILTRRRSNLRR from the coding sequence ATGCAACCCCTAGCATCTCTCACCTTTGCGAACCGTGTGGCACGGTCTATAGTTCTCGCCGTTTCAAGCCTGGTAACTTTCGGCCTCAGCCAAGCCAAGGCACAGAGCTACACCTGGGAAAACTACAACGCGATCATCTTCGGAAACTTGAACATCCAGGGTGAAATCGAAGGACGCACCCTAGTGGGTGGAAATTTGAGCGGGAGCAACTCTTCGAACTTCGGAATCGGCCTTCCCAGTGGCACCTCTGCCACAGACAAGACCTTGGTGGTGGGCGGCAACATTGGCAGCGGGAACCCGCTTCAACTCAACAAAGGCAGCCTATACCTGGGCGGGACCAACGGCCGCACCATCAACTACAATGGTGGCGGCAGCCAGGTCAGCCAGTCCACGGATTTGTCCACCCTCAAGCAGGCTTTCCTCAGCGAGAGCGCCAATCTCAAATCCCTCGCTACCGACAGCGTGGTGACCTCATCCACCAACGGCCAACCAGGCCCTGTCACTTTCACCGCTACCGCGGGCAGCGATGGTCTCGCCGTCTTCAGCATCAGCGCAGACGCCATCTTCGGCAGCAACCTCTCCCAGCAGATTGGCCTCGTTGCCAATGGCGCCACCAACATCGTCATCAACGTTTCCGGCACCACCGTGAACTGGATCCAGAATGCTGGCAACATGGTGGGTGATTTCACCAGCGACTACTGGCAGGCGCACATCGTCTGGAACTTCTACGAAGCCACCACCATTAATCTTGGAAGCCACCAGTTCAATGGGAGCATCCTGGCCCCCAATGCCACAATCACGACCTCCAACAACATCGACGGCGCAGTCATCGCCAATAACCTGAACCTGACCGGCGAAGTCCACCTGCCAAGCAGCAGCAGCGCCAACTCCTACGCAGGCTATCGCGCCCAAGCCGTACCCGAACCCGGCAGCGCCCTTCTCCTGGCCGTGGCTGGCCTGATTATCCTTACCCGTCGCCGGTCCAATCTGCGCCGCTAG